A window of the Podarcis raffonei isolate rPodRaf1 chromosome 4, rPodRaf1.pri, whole genome shotgun sequence genome harbors these coding sequences:
- the ART1 gene encoding GPI-linked NAD(P)(+)--arginine ADP-ribosyltransferase 1 isoform X2, translated as MVLCFPIQRRDLFPIKVSPLDMALTSFDDQYKGCAEQMEAELAELNRTEFAQNRVYAEAWEEASSQWEGRKTPLPAGLKPEYVIAIMAYTIQGRLHRDFNAAVREAGRTRDSYLNNFNFKTLHFLLTRALHALGTTSHPRCQKVYRGVRNVRFTSERLKAVRFGHFTSSSLKNESALQFGTDTFFTIDTCYGVNIKNFSFFPGEEEVLIPPFEKFKVANFTKAKETTYIQLLSLEDSSVHNCVFVKEKKCKPPRCQTSSGASQSHLSASVQMSFFLWGPLLLAGTLGPPDLL; from the exons atg GTCCTCTGTTTCCCCATCCAAAGGAGAGACCTCTTCCCCATCAAAGTGTCCCCACTCGACATGGCCTTGACCTCTTTCGATGACCAGTACAAGGGATGTGCGGAGCAGATGGAGGCTGAGCTGGCCGAGCTGAACCGCACGGAGTTCGCCCAAAACAGAGTCTATGCCGAGGCCTGGGAAGAGGCCTCCTCTcagtgggaggggaggaaaacccCTTTGCCCGCAGGGCTCAAGCCCGAGTACGTCATCGCCATCATGGCTTACACCATCCAAGGGCGCCTCCACAGGGATTTCAACGCAGCCGTGAGGGAAGCCGGGCGCACGAGAGACTCttacctcaacaacttcaacttcAAGACCCTTCACTTCCTCCTGACCAGGGCCCTCCACGCTTTGGGGACCACCTCTCACCCCAGGTGCCAAAAGGTGTACCGCGGGGTGCGAAACGTCCGCTTCACCTCTGAGCGCCTCAAGGCAGTCCGCTTTGGTCACTTCACGTCCTCGTCGCTGAAGAACGAGAGCGCCCTGCAGTTCGGCACGGACACCTTCTTCACCATTGATACCTGCTATGGGGTCAACATCAAGAACTTCTCCTTCTTCCCCGGCGAGGAAGAGGTCCTCATCCCCCCCTTCGAGAAGTTCAAGGTGGCCAACTTCACCAAAGCCAAGGAGACGACTTACATCCAGCTCCTCTCCCTCGAAGACTCCAGCGTCCACAACTGTGTCTTTGTGAAAG AGAAAAAGTGCAAGCCCCCAAGGTGCCAGACCAGTTCAG GTGCAAGTCAGAGCCATCTCTCTGCCAGTGTCCAAAtgtccttctttctctggggTCCCCTCCTCCTTGCTGGCACCCTGGGACCCCCAGACCTCCTCTGA
- the ART1 gene encoding GPI-linked NAD(P)(+)--arginine ADP-ribosyltransferase 1 isoform X1, which yields MAPFSVLLLLHLVGIFPGDLQVLCFPIQRRDLFPIKVSPLDMALTSFDDQYKGCAEQMEAELAELNRTEFAQNRVYAEAWEEASSQWEGRKTPLPAGLKPEYVIAIMAYTIQGRLHRDFNAAVREAGRTRDSYLNNFNFKTLHFLLTRALHALGTTSHPRCQKVYRGVRNVRFTSERLKAVRFGHFTSSSLKNESALQFGTDTFFTIDTCYGVNIKNFSFFPGEEEVLIPPFEKFKVANFTKAKETTYIQLLSLEDSSVHNCVFVKEKKCKPPRCQTSSGASQSHLSASVQMSFFLWGPLLLAGTLGPPDLL from the exons ATGGCCCCTTTCTCTGTGCTCCTGCTGCTTCACCTGGTGGGAATATTCCCAGGAGACCTTCAG GTCCTCTGTTTCCCCATCCAAAGGAGAGACCTCTTCCCCATCAAAGTGTCCCCACTCGACATGGCCTTGACCTCTTTCGATGACCAGTACAAGGGATGTGCGGAGCAGATGGAGGCTGAGCTGGCCGAGCTGAACCGCACGGAGTTCGCCCAAAACAGAGTCTATGCCGAGGCCTGGGAAGAGGCCTCCTCTcagtgggaggggaggaaaacccCTTTGCCCGCAGGGCTCAAGCCCGAGTACGTCATCGCCATCATGGCTTACACCATCCAAGGGCGCCTCCACAGGGATTTCAACGCAGCCGTGAGGGAAGCCGGGCGCACGAGAGACTCttacctcaacaacttcaacttcAAGACCCTTCACTTCCTCCTGACCAGGGCCCTCCACGCTTTGGGGACCACCTCTCACCCCAGGTGCCAAAAGGTGTACCGCGGGGTGCGAAACGTCCGCTTCACCTCTGAGCGCCTCAAGGCAGTCCGCTTTGGTCACTTCACGTCCTCGTCGCTGAAGAACGAGAGCGCCCTGCAGTTCGGCACGGACACCTTCTTCACCATTGATACCTGCTATGGGGTCAACATCAAGAACTTCTCCTTCTTCCCCGGCGAGGAAGAGGTCCTCATCCCCCCCTTCGAGAAGTTCAAGGTGGCCAACTTCACCAAAGCCAAGGAGACGACTTACATCCAGCTCCTCTCCCTCGAAGACTCCAGCGTCCACAACTGTGTCTTTGTGAAAG AGAAAAAGTGCAAGCCCCCAAGGTGCCAGACCAGTTCAG GTGCAAGTCAGAGCCATCTCTCTGCCAGTGTCCAAAtgtccttctttctctggggTCCCCTCCTCCTTGCTGGCACCCTGGGACCCCCAGACCTCCTCTGA
- the ART1 gene encoding GPI-linked NAD(P)(+)--arginine ADP-ribosyltransferase 1 isoform X3, protein MALTSFDDQYKGCAEQMEAELAELNRTEFAQNRVYAEAWEEASSQWEGRKTPLPAGLKPEYVIAIMAYTIQGRLHRDFNAAVREAGRTRDSYLNNFNFKTLHFLLTRALHALGTTSHPRCQKVYRGVRNVRFTSERLKAVRFGHFTSSSLKNESALQFGTDTFFTIDTCYGVNIKNFSFFPGEEEVLIPPFEKFKVANFTKAKETTYIQLLSLEDSSVHNCVFVKEKKCKPPRCQTSSGASQSHLSASVQMSFFLWGPLLLAGTLGPPDLL, encoded by the exons ATGGCCTTGACCTCTTTCGATGACCAGTACAAGGGATGTGCGGAGCAGATGGAGGCTGAGCTGGCCGAGCTGAACCGCACGGAGTTCGCCCAAAACAGAGTCTATGCCGAGGCCTGGGAAGAGGCCTCCTCTcagtgggaggggaggaaaacccCTTTGCCCGCAGGGCTCAAGCCCGAGTACGTCATCGCCATCATGGCTTACACCATCCAAGGGCGCCTCCACAGGGATTTCAACGCAGCCGTGAGGGAAGCCGGGCGCACGAGAGACTCttacctcaacaacttcaacttcAAGACCCTTCACTTCCTCCTGACCAGGGCCCTCCACGCTTTGGGGACCACCTCTCACCCCAGGTGCCAAAAGGTGTACCGCGGGGTGCGAAACGTCCGCTTCACCTCTGAGCGCCTCAAGGCAGTCCGCTTTGGTCACTTCACGTCCTCGTCGCTGAAGAACGAGAGCGCCCTGCAGTTCGGCACGGACACCTTCTTCACCATTGATACCTGCTATGGGGTCAACATCAAGAACTTCTCCTTCTTCCCCGGCGAGGAAGAGGTCCTCATCCCCCCCTTCGAGAAGTTCAAGGTGGCCAACTTCACCAAAGCCAAGGAGACGACTTACATCCAGCTCCTCTCCCTCGAAGACTCCAGCGTCCACAACTGTGTCTTTGTGAAAG AGAAAAAGTGCAAGCCCCCAAGGTGCCAGACCAGTTCAG GTGCAAGTCAGAGCCATCTCTCTGCCAGTGTCCAAAtgtccttctttctctggggTCCCCTCCTCCTTGCTGGCACCCTGGGACCCCCAGACCTCCTCTGA